The Georgenia sp. TF02-10 genome window below encodes:
- a CDS encoding 30S ribosomal protein bS22: MGSVIKKRRKRMSKKKHRKLLRRTRHQRRNKK; this comes from the coding sequence ATGGGTTCCGTCATCAAGAAGCGCCGCAAGCGCATGTCCAAGAAGAAGCACCGCAAGCTGCTGCGCCGCACGCGCCACCAGCGTCGCAACAAGAAGTGA
- a CDS encoding helix-turn-helix domain-containing protein yields the protein MADQMGAPKFLTVAEVAELMRLSKMTVYRMVHAGDLPAVRMGRSFRVPQAAVEDIIAKGLGDWDQDRADGAR from the coding sequence ATGGCCGACCAGATGGGAGCGCCGAAGTTCCTTACCGTCGCCGAGGTCGCCGAGCTCATGCGGCTGTCCAAGATGACCGTGTACCGGATGGTGCACGCCGGGGACCTGCCGGCGGTGCGGATGGGCCGGTCGTTCCGGGTACCGCAGGCCGCCGTCGAGGACATCATCGCCAAGGGCCTGGGGGACTGGGACCAGGACCGCGCCGACGGCGCCCGGTAG
- a CDS encoding acetoin utilization protein AcuC — protein MPADALLVWSDDLVSYDFGVGHPMAPVRLLLTHDLLADLGVLAWPGLVVAPAPVAPDSELLRVHEAEYVAAVRAAEADGAAPVGFGLGDADTPVFGQVHTASARIVGSTVAAAEAVWTGTARRAVSLAGGMHHAMARRASGFCVYNDVAVAIAWLLDHGAGRVAYVDLDAHHGDGVERAFWDDPRVLTLSVHQHPGSLFPGTGYAQDVGPATARGFAANVALPPGTQDAGWLRAVEAVAEPLVREHAPDVLVTQHGCDCHGADPLAELDVSVDAQRAAALLMADLAEQHAHGRWLATGGGGYEVVGVVPRAWSHLAAVVAGHPLDPGTALPEEWRRRVHDLADVTAPATMTDGRDGRLVPFAAGYNPDDAVDRAIMATRQAVFPWHGLDPVTS, from the coding sequence ATGCCCGCGGACGCCCTGCTGGTCTGGTCCGACGACCTGGTCAGCTACGACTTCGGCGTCGGCCACCCGATGGCGCCGGTCCGGCTCCTGCTCACCCACGACCTGCTCGCCGACCTCGGCGTCCTGGCCTGGCCCGGTCTCGTCGTCGCCCCGGCCCCGGTGGCGCCGGACAGCGAGCTGCTCCGGGTGCACGAGGCGGAGTACGTCGCCGCCGTCCGGGCCGCCGAGGCCGACGGCGCCGCGCCGGTGGGCTTCGGCCTGGGCGACGCCGACACCCCGGTCTTCGGCCAGGTGCACACCGCCTCGGCCCGGATCGTCGGGTCCACCGTGGCGGCCGCCGAGGCGGTGTGGACCGGGACCGCGCGGCGGGCGGTGAGCCTGGCCGGCGGCATGCACCACGCCATGGCCCGGCGGGCCTCGGGCTTCTGCGTCTACAACGACGTCGCCGTCGCGATCGCCTGGCTGCTCGACCACGGCGCCGGCCGGGTCGCCTACGTGGACCTCGACGCCCACCACGGCGACGGCGTCGAGCGCGCGTTCTGGGACGACCCGCGGGTGCTGACCCTCTCGGTGCACCAGCACCCCGGCTCGCTGTTCCCGGGCACCGGGTACGCCCAGGACGTCGGCCCGGCCACGGCCCGCGGCTTCGCCGCCAACGTGGCGCTGCCGCCCGGCACCCAGGACGCCGGGTGGCTGCGCGCGGTGGAGGCGGTAGCCGAGCCGCTCGTGCGCGAGCACGCCCCGGACGTGCTGGTCACCCAGCACGGCTGCGACTGCCACGGCGCCGACCCGCTCGCCGAGCTCGACGTCTCCGTCGACGCCCAGCGGGCTGCCGCGCTGCTGATGGCCGACCTCGCCGAGCAGCACGCCCACGGCCGCTGGCTCGCCACCGGGGGCGGGGGGTACGAGGTGGTGGGGGTGGTGCCGCGGGCGTGGAGCCACCTCGCCGCCGTCGTCGCGGGGCACCCCCTGGACCCGGGCACCGCCCTGCCGGAGGAGTGGCGCCGGCGGGTGCACGACCTGGCCGACGTCACCGCCCCGGCCACGATGACGGACGGCCGGGACGGTCGCCTGGTGCCGTTCGCGGCTGGCTACAACCCCGACGACGCCGTCGACCGCGCCATCATGGCCACCCGGCAGGCCGTCTTCCCCTGGCACGGGCTGGATCCGGTCACCAGCTGA
- a CDS encoding TrkH family potassium uptake protein, with translation MAGMPGVLTAVRNWVDHIARTSPARLALLVFAAIIVVVTALLSLPAATVSGERAPFVDALFTATSAVCVTGLVTVDTATYWSGFGQAVIAVGIQVGGLGVMTLASILGLAVSRRIGLTQRMLTASETKTARLGEVGSLIRAVVITSLTVEAALTLVLFPRFLSIVDGAPAAAWHALFMALSIFNNAGFVILEGGLTPYVGDWWLGLPIVVGTFVGAIGFPVILNVAARWRTPRRWSLHAKLTLATSALLTVGATLAIGAAEWTNPGTFGPLRLDEKILAALVHGTTPRSSGLATVDVGEMREATWFLGDALMFVGGGSASTAGGIKVTSLAVLVLAIVAEARGDRDIEAFGRRVGSSTVRLAVSVAFIGATLVGVSTLVLLMITDLHLDVILFEVISAFATCGLSTGITPDLPDAAKYVLVGLMYAGRTGTMTVAAALALRHRRRVIRMPNERPIIG, from the coding sequence ATGGCTGGGATGCCTGGCGTGCTCACCGCCGTCCGCAACTGGGTGGACCACATCGCCCGCACCTCCCCCGCCCGGCTCGCCCTGCTCGTCTTCGCCGCGATCATCGTCGTCGTCACCGCGCTGCTGTCGCTGCCCGCGGCCACCGTCTCCGGCGAGCGGGCCCCGTTCGTCGACGCCCTCTTCACCGCCACCTCCGCCGTCTGCGTGACCGGGCTGGTCACCGTGGACACGGCGACGTACTGGTCCGGCTTCGGCCAGGCGGTCATCGCCGTCGGTATCCAGGTGGGCGGGCTGGGCGTGATGACCCTCGCCTCCATCCTCGGCCTGGCCGTCTCCCGCCGGATCGGCCTGACCCAGCGGATGCTGACCGCCTCGGAGACCAAGACCGCCCGCCTGGGCGAGGTCGGCTCCCTCATCCGGGCCGTGGTCATCACCTCCCTGACCGTGGAGGCCGCGCTCACCCTGGTGCTCTTCCCCCGGTTCCTGTCCATCGTCGACGGCGCGCCGGCGGCGGCCTGGCACGCCCTGTTCATGGCGCTGAGCATCTTCAACAACGCCGGCTTCGTCATCCTCGAGGGCGGCCTGACCCCCTACGTCGGCGACTGGTGGCTGGGCCTGCCGATCGTCGTCGGGACGTTCGTGGGGGCCATCGGGTTCCCCGTCATCCTCAACGTCGCCGCCCGCTGGCGGACGCCGCGCCGGTGGAGCCTGCACGCCAAGCTCACCCTCGCCACCTCGGCGCTGCTCACCGTGGGCGCCACCCTGGCCATCGGCGCGGCGGAGTGGACCAACCCGGGCACGTTCGGCCCGCTGCGGCTGGACGAGAAGATCCTCGCCGCCCTGGTGCACGGCACCACGCCGCGCTCCTCGGGGCTGGCCACCGTCGACGTCGGGGAGATGCGCGAGGCGACGTGGTTCCTCGGGGACGCGCTGATGTTCGTCGGCGGCGGCAGCGCGTCGACGGCGGGCGGCATCAAGGTCACCTCCCTCGCCGTGCTGGTGCTCGCGATCGTGGCGGAGGCCCGCGGGGACCGGGACATCGAGGCCTTCGGCCGGCGCGTCGGGTCCTCCACGGTGCGGCTGGCGGTGTCGGTGGCGTTCATCGGCGCCACGCTGGTCGGGGTATCCACCCTCGTCCTGCTGATGATCACCGACCTGCACCTCGACGTCATCCTCTTCGAGGTCATCTCCGCCTTCGCCACCTGCGGGCTGAGCACCGGGATCACCCCGGACCTGCCCGACGCCGCCAAGTACGTCCTCGTCGGGCTGATGTACGCCGGCCGGACCGGCACCATGACGGTGGCCGCGGCGCTCGCGCTGCGGCACCGGCGGCGGGTGATCCGCATGCCCAACGAGCGGCCGATCATCGGCTGA
- a CDS encoding TrkA family potassium uptake protein yields the protein MADKDGSEESGVLVIGLGRFGAALAATLDRLGRDVLAVEQDPHLVQQWSSRLPLVEADATNPEALEQLGAAEFPVAVVGVGTSLEASVLITGNLVDLGMPQIWAKAVSAEHGRILRRIGAHHVVYPENDAGQRVAHMVSGRMLDYIEMEDGFAIIKMRPPREAQGFTIGESRIREKYGVTVLGVKPPGEPFEYATESTRIGADDLLIVSGDSGLLERFAHRP from the coding sequence ATGGCAGACAAGGACGGCTCCGAGGAGTCCGGGGTGCTCGTGATCGGGCTGGGCCGCTTCGGCGCCGCGCTCGCCGCGACCCTGGACCGGCTCGGCCGGGACGTCCTCGCCGTGGAGCAGGACCCGCACCTGGTCCAGCAGTGGTCCAGCCGGCTGCCGCTGGTCGAGGCCGACGCCACCAACCCCGAGGCGCTCGAGCAGCTCGGGGCGGCGGAGTTCCCGGTTGCCGTCGTCGGCGTCGGCACCTCGCTGGAGGCCTCGGTGCTCATCACCGGCAACCTGGTGGACCTGGGCATGCCGCAGATCTGGGCCAAGGCGGTCAGCGCCGAGCACGGCCGGATCCTGCGCCGCATCGGCGCCCACCACGTCGTCTACCCCGAGAACGACGCCGGCCAGCGGGTGGCGCACATGGTCTCCGGGCGCATGCTCGACTACATCGAGATGGAGGACGGCTTCGCCATCATCAAGATGCGCCCACCGCGGGAGGCCCAGGGGTTCACCATCGGCGAGTCCCGGATCCGGGAGAAGTACGGGGTGACGGTGCTGGGGGTCAAGCCGCCGGGCGAGCCGTTCGAGTACGCGACGGAGTCGACCAGGATCGGCGCCGACGACCTGCTCATCGTCTCCGGCGACTCCGGCCTGCTCGAGCGGTTCGCGCACCGGCCCTGA
- the xylB gene encoding xylulokinase, with translation MSQTLVAGIDSSTQSCKVVVRDAETGRLRRFGQAPHPPGTEVDPAAWWDALQVAVAAAGGLDDVAAVAVGGQQHGLVALDAHGAVIRPALLWNDTRSADAAADLTAELGRALGTGTADGPAAWAAATGTVPVASLTATKLRWLADHEPDNAARVAAVALPHDWLTWRLAGGAGLEDLVTDRSEASGTGYYDPAAGQYRRDLLARALRRGADDVVLPRVLGPAQPAGRGDGAAGLGHLVLGPGAGDNAAAALGLGMRGGDVAISVGTSGVVSAVAPEPVQDPSGLVAGFADATGAFLPLAVTLNASRVLDAAAALLGVDHRALSDLALAAPPGADGLTLVPYLEGERTPNLPRATGSLLGLSVASMTPAHVARAAVEGMLSGLADGLDALRAQRVPVERVHLIGGGARSRAVRAIAPAVLGRPVLVPEPGEYVADGAARQAAWVLAGTAEPPAWRISTVRTWEAAPTPEVRERYAARRHLVAERG, from the coding sequence ATGAGCCAGACGCTGGTCGCCGGGATCGACTCCTCCACCCAGTCCTGCAAGGTCGTCGTCCGCGACGCCGAGACCGGGCGGCTGCGCCGGTTCGGCCAGGCCCCGCACCCGCCGGGCACCGAGGTGGACCCGGCCGCGTGGTGGGACGCCCTCCAGGTGGCGGTCGCGGCGGCCGGCGGCCTCGACGACGTCGCCGCGGTCGCCGTCGGCGGCCAGCAGCACGGCCTGGTCGCCCTCGACGCCCACGGTGCGGTGATCCGCCCAGCCCTGCTGTGGAACGACACCCGCAGCGCCGACGCCGCTGCGGACTTGACCGCCGAGCTCGGCCGCGCCCTGGGCACCGGGACCGCCGACGGGCCGGCCGCCTGGGCGGCGGCCACCGGGACGGTGCCGGTGGCGTCCCTGACCGCCACCAAGCTGAGGTGGCTCGCCGACCACGAGCCCGACAACGCCGCCCGGGTGGCCGCCGTCGCCCTCCCGCACGACTGGCTCACCTGGCGGCTGGCCGGCGGCGCCGGCCTGGAGGACCTGGTCACCGACCGGTCGGAGGCCTCCGGCACCGGTTACTACGACCCGGCGGCCGGGCAGTACCGCCGCGACCTGCTCGCCCGGGCGCTGCGCCGCGGCGCCGACGACGTCGTCCTCCCGCGGGTGCTCGGCCCGGCCCAGCCGGCCGGCCGGGGGGACGGCGCGGCGGGCCTCGGGCACCTCGTGCTCGGCCCCGGCGCCGGGGACAACGCCGCGGCCGCGCTGGGCCTGGGCATGCGCGGCGGGGACGTCGCGATCTCGGTCGGGACCTCCGGGGTGGTCTCGGCCGTCGCGCCGGAGCCGGTGCAGGACCCGAGCGGCCTGGTCGCCGGGTTCGCCGACGCCACCGGCGCCTTCCTGCCGCTGGCCGTCACGCTCAACGCCTCGCGGGTGCTCGACGCCGCGGCCGCCCTGCTCGGCGTGGACCACCGGGCGCTGAGCGACCTCGCGCTCGCCGCCCCGCCCGGTGCCGACGGCCTGACCCTGGTGCCCTACCTCGAGGGCGAGCGCACCCCGAACCTGCCGCGGGCCACCGGCTCGCTGCTCGGGCTGTCCGTGGCGTCGATGACCCCGGCGCACGTGGCCCGGGCCGCCGTCGAGGGCATGCTGTCCGGGCTGGCCGACGGGCTCGACGCGCTGCGCGCCCAGCGGGTGCCGGTCGAGCGGGTGCACCTGATCGGCGGAGGGGCGCGCTCCCGGGCGGTCCGGGCGATCGCCCCGGCGGTGCTCGGCCGCCCGGTGCTGGTGCCTGAGCCGGGGGAGTACGTCGCCGACGGCGCCGCCCGGCAGGCCGCCTGGGTCCTCGCCGGGACCGCCGAGCCGCCGGCGTGGCGCATCTCGACCGTGCGCACTTGGGAGGCGGCGCCGACGCCGGAGGTCCGGGAGCGGTACGCGGCGCGGCGCCACCTGGTGGCCGAGCGCGGCTGA
- the xylA gene encoding xylose isomerase, with amino-acid sequence MTRKPTPEDRFSFGLWTVGWTGRDQFGEASRPALDPWEYAARLAELGAWGVTFHDDDVVPFGSPDATREQILSTFKQATEDAGLTIEMVTTNTFSHPVFKDGALTSNDRSVRRFALRKVLRNVDLAAELGAQTFVMWGGRDGAEYDGAKDVNAALDRYREGIDAVAGYVKDQGYGLRIALEPKPNEPRGDILLPTVGHALAFIAQLDNGDIVGLNPETGHEQMAGLNYTHALAQALWSGKLFHIDLNGQRSIKFDQDLVFGHGDLLSAFFTVDLLENGFPGGGPRYTGPRHFDYKPSRTEGLSGVWESAAANMETYLLLAEKARAYRADPEVQAALEAAGVLELAEPTLAAGESVADLLADRTAFEDFDADAAAAREYGFVRLNQLALAHLVG; translated from the coding sequence ATGACGCGCAAGCCCACCCCCGAAGACCGGTTCTCCTTCGGCCTCTGGACGGTCGGCTGGACCGGCCGGGACCAGTTCGGGGAGGCATCCCGGCCCGCCCTGGACCCCTGGGAGTACGCCGCCCGGCTGGCCGAGCTCGGCGCCTGGGGCGTGACCTTCCACGACGACGACGTCGTCCCCTTCGGCTCCCCGGACGCGACCCGGGAGCAGATCCTCAGCACCTTCAAGCAGGCGACCGAAGACGCCGGCCTCACCATCGAGATGGTCACCACGAACACCTTCTCCCACCCGGTGTTCAAGGACGGCGCGCTGACCTCCAACGACCGGAGCGTCCGCCGCTTCGCGCTGCGCAAGGTCTTGCGCAACGTCGACCTCGCCGCCGAGCTCGGCGCCCAGACGTTCGTCATGTGGGGCGGGCGCGACGGCGCGGAGTACGACGGCGCCAAGGACGTCAACGCCGCCCTGGACCGCTACCGCGAGGGGATCGACGCCGTCGCCGGGTACGTCAAGGACCAGGGCTACGGGCTGCGGATCGCCCTGGAGCCCAAGCCCAACGAGCCCCGCGGGGACATCCTGCTGCCCACGGTCGGCCACGCCCTGGCCTTCATCGCCCAGCTCGACAACGGCGACATCGTCGGCCTGAACCCCGAGACCGGCCACGAGCAGATGGCCGGCCTGAACTACACCCACGCCCTGGCGCAGGCGCTGTGGTCGGGCAAGCTCTTCCACATCGACCTCAACGGGCAGCGGTCCATCAAGTTCGACCAGGACCTGGTCTTCGGGCACGGGGACCTGCTGTCCGCCTTCTTCACCGTGGACCTGCTGGAGAACGGGTTCCCCGGCGGCGGGCCGCGCTACACCGGGCCGCGCCACTTCGACTACAAGCCCTCCCGCACCGAGGGCCTGTCCGGGGTGTGGGAGTCCGCCGCGGCCAACATGGAGACCTACCTCCTGCTCGCCGAGAAGGCCCGGGCCTACCGCGCCGACCCCGAGGTCCAGGCCGCCCTCGAGGCGGCCGGGGTGCTCGAGCTGGCCGAGCCCACCCTCGCGGCGGGGGAGTCGGTGGCCGACCTGCTCGCCGACCGCACCGCGTTCGAGGACTTCGACGCCGATGCCGCCGCCGCCCGCGAGTACGGCTTCGTCCGGCTCAACCAGCTGGCGCTGGCGCACCTGGTCGGATGA
- a CDS encoding ROK family protein, whose translation MPASSPVPQRRANAPATAAGAVPAAPGAGRPPTAGAVGARPAPARPARVRPAGSSPVGPGRQDSLRAHNLAVLTTELFGSGRPLSRADLAGRTGLTRSTVSRLVEDLLGAGIVAELPASAGLRGRPAVPLAPAGRTFAGLGLEVNVDYLAVRVLDLRGEVLAARTVGRDLAGSPAAAVLTDLAGLATAALAEAGADRLVGSVLAVPGLVGPDGRRLLLAPNLGWADLEPARFLALPADVEVVNEAKLAALAAAHAAPGRLAGAPTFFYLSAHVGIGAATVLDGRLADGPRGWAGEVGHVAVEPDGPRCRCGARGCLEQYAGKQALRAAAGLPATAPPAEVLRLAAEPGSPARAALDRAGWALGVVLAGVVNILDVEEIVLGGELAPFLDHLRPGIEAELGRRVLAAPWSTFIVRADGASAPAATGGALRALARVVAEPARWVGPR comes from the coding sequence GTGCCCGCGTCCTCCCCCGTCCCGCAGCGGCGCGCGAACGCTCCGGCGACGGCGGCCGGTGCCGTGCCGGCCGCCCCGGGTGCCGGCCGCCCACCGACAGCCGGTGCCGTCGGCGCCCGCCCGGCCCCGGCACGCCCCGCCCGGGTCCGCCCGGCCGGATCCAGCCCCGTCGGGCCGGGCCGCCAGGACAGCCTGCGGGCGCACAACCTCGCCGTGCTGACCACCGAACTCTTCGGCTCCGGCCGGCCCCTCTCCCGCGCGGACCTGGCTGGACGGACCGGCCTGACCCGCTCGACGGTCTCCCGGCTCGTCGAGGACCTGCTCGGGGCCGGGATCGTGGCCGAGCTGCCGGCCAGCGCCGGGCTCCGCGGCCGGCCGGCCGTCCCGCTCGCCCCGGCCGGCCGCACCTTCGCCGGGCTGGGCCTGGAGGTCAACGTCGACTACCTGGCCGTCCGCGTGCTCGACCTGCGCGGCGAGGTGCTCGCCGCCCGGACCGTCGGCCGCGACCTGGCGGGCTCGCCCGCCGCGGCGGTCCTGACCGACCTCGCCGGCCTCGCGACGGCGGCCCTGGCGGAGGCGGGCGCCGACCGGCTCGTCGGGTCCGTCCTGGCCGTCCCCGGCCTGGTCGGCCCGGACGGGCGCCGGCTGCTGCTGGCACCCAACCTCGGCTGGGCCGACCTCGAGCCGGCCCGGTTCCTCGCCCTGCCGGCCGACGTCGAGGTGGTCAACGAGGCGAAGCTGGCCGCCCTGGCGGCGGCGCACGCCGCGCCCGGCCGCCTGGCCGGGGCCCCGACCTTCTTCTACCTCTCCGCGCACGTCGGCATCGGCGCCGCGACGGTTCTCGACGGGCGGCTGGCCGACGGCCCGCGCGGCTGGGCCGGGGAGGTCGGGCACGTGGCGGTGGAGCCGGACGGGCCGCGGTGCCGGTGCGGGGCGCGCGGGTGCCTGGAGCAGTACGCGGGCAAGCAGGCGCTCCGCGCGGCTGCCGGCCTGCCCGCCACGGCCCCGCCGGCGGAGGTGCTCCGGCTCGCCGCGGAGCCGGGGTCCCCGGCCCGCGCGGCGCTGGACCGGGCGGGCTGGGCCCTCGGCGTCGTCCTGGCCGGGGTGGTCAACATCCTCGACGTCGAGGAGATCGTGCTCGGCGGGGAGCTGGCCCCGTTCCTGGACCACCTCCGCCCGGGCATCGAGGCCGAGCTCGGCCGGCGGGTGCTGGCCGCGCCGTGGTCGACGTTCATCGTCCGGGCCGACGGCGCGAGCGCCCCGGCGGCCACCGGTGGGGCCCTGCGGGCGCTGGCCCGGGTGGTGGCCGAGCCGGCGCGGTGGGTCGGGCCGCGCTAG